In Phyllostomus discolor isolate MPI-MPIP mPhyDis1 chromosome 3, mPhyDis1.pri.v3, whole genome shotgun sequence, a single genomic region encodes these proteins:
- the UBFD1 gene encoding ubiquitin domain-containing protein UBFD1 isoform X1, which yields MAAAGAPDGMEEAGMDTEAETVVAEAPARPLNCVEAEAAAGVGAAAEDACVARSSLQPAPAQPPGDPAAQASVSNGEDAGGGGGGRELVDLKIIWNKTKHDVKFPLDSTGSELKQKIHSITGLPPAMQKVMYKGLVPEDKTLREIKVASGAKIMVVGSTINDVLAVNTPKDSAQQDAKAEENKKEPLCRQKQHRKVLDKGKPEDVMPSVKGAQERLPTVPLSGMYNKSGGKVRLTFKLEQDQLWIGTKERTEKLPMGSIKNVVSEPIEGHEDYHMMAQHCSSCSSSVPD from the exons ATGGCGGCGGCCGGGGCCCCGGATG GCATGGAGGAGGCTGGCATGGACACGGAGGCTGAGACCGTGGTGGCCGAGGCGCCCGCGCGGCCCCTCAACTGCGTGGAGGCCGAAGCCGCAGCGGGCGTGGGGGCGGCGGCCGAGGACGCCTGTGTTGCGCGAAGCAGCCTGCAGccggccccggcccagccccctgGGGACCCCGCGGCCCAGGCCTCGGTCAGCAATGGCGAGgacgcgggcggcggcggcgggggaaGGGAGTTGGTGGACCTAAAAATCATCTGGAACAAGACTAAGCACGACGTGAAATTTCCTCTGGATAGCACAGGCTCCGAGCTGAAACAGAAGATTCACTCGATTACAG GTCTCCCACCAGCCATGCAGAAAgtcatgtataaaggactcgtCCCTGAAGATAAGACGTTGAGGGAAATAAAGGTGGCCAGCGGAGCCAAGATCATGGTGGTTGGCTCCACAATAAATGATGTTTTAGCAGTAAACACGCCCAAAGACTCTGCGCAACAGGATGCCAAGGCtgaagagaacaagaaagagCCACTGTGCAGGCAGAAA CAACACAGGAAAGTGTTGGATAAAGGAAAACCCGAAGATGTGATGCCATCTGTTAAGGGGGCCCAG GAGCGCCTCCCTACGGTCCCCTTGTCCGGCATGTACAATAAGTCTGGAGGAAAAGTGAGACTCACCTTTAAGCTAGAACAAGACCAACTGTGGATCGGCACTAAAG AGCGGACTGAGAAATTACCCATGGGCTCCATTAAAAATGTGGTCAGTGAACCCATCGAAGGACATGAAGACTACCACATGATG GCACAGCACTGTAGTTCATGCTCTAGCAGTGTTCCAGATTGA
- the NDUFAB1 gene encoding acyl carrier protein, mitochondrial, whose protein sequence is MAARVLCSCVRRLPAALGSLPRVPTLAAARPLSIRLCPAGTQIRPGVPSLALLQVPGRITQLCRPYSDAPPLTIEGIKDRVLYVLKLYDKIDPEKLSVNSHFMKDLGLDSLDQVEIIMAMEDEFGFEIPDIDAEKLMCPQEIVDYIADKKDVYE, encoded by the exons ATGGCGGCTCGTGTCCTTTGCTCCTGTGTCCGCCGACTGCCCGCGGCCTTGGGGTCGCTGCCCCGGGTTCCCACGCTGGCCGCCGCCCGGCCGCTCAGCATCAGGCTGTGCCCCGCGGGGACCCAGATCAGGCCCGGGGTTCCCTCCCTGGCGCTCCTGCAG GTACCAGGCAGAATTACACAGCTGTGCCGGCCATATAGTGACGCGCCCCCTCTGACAATAGAGGGCATCAAGGACCGTGTTCTTTATGTTTTGAAACTGTATGACAAGATTGACCCTGAGAAG CTTTCAGTAAATTCCCATTTTATGAAAGACCTGGGCTTAGACAGTTTGGACCAAGTGGAGATTATCATGGCTATGGAGGACGAATTTG GGTTTGAGATTCCTGATATAGATGCAGAGAAGCTGATGTGTCCACAAGAAATTGTAGATTACATTGCAGATAAGAAGGATGTGTATGAATAA
- the UBFD1 gene encoding ubiquitin domain-containing protein UBFD1 isoform X4 yields the protein MAAAGAPDGMEEAGMDTEAETVVAEAPARPLNCVEAEAAAGVGAAAEDACVARSSLQPAPAQPPGDPAAQASVSNGEDAGGGGGGRELVDLKIIWNKTKHDVKFPLDSTGSELKQKIHSITGLPPAMQKVMYKGLVPEDKTLREIKVASGAKIMVVGSTINDVLAVNTPKDSAQQDAKAEENKKEPLCRQKQHRKVLDKGKPEDVMPSVKGAQERLPTVPLSGMYNKSGGKVRLTFKLEQDQLWIGTKERTEKLPMGSIKNVVSEPIEGHEDYHMMAFQLGPTEASYYWVYWVPTQYVDAIKDTVLGKWQYF from the exons ATGGCGGCGGCCGGGGCCCCGGATG GCATGGAGGAGGCTGGCATGGACACGGAGGCTGAGACCGTGGTGGCCGAGGCGCCCGCGCGGCCCCTCAACTGCGTGGAGGCCGAAGCCGCAGCGGGCGTGGGGGCGGCGGCCGAGGACGCCTGTGTTGCGCGAAGCAGCCTGCAGccggccccggcccagccccctgGGGACCCCGCGGCCCAGGCCTCGGTCAGCAATGGCGAGgacgcgggcggcggcggcgggggaaGGGAGTTGGTGGACCTAAAAATCATCTGGAACAAGACTAAGCACGACGTGAAATTTCCTCTGGATAGCACAGGCTCCGAGCTGAAACAGAAGATTCACTCGATTACAG GTCTCCCACCAGCCATGCAGAAAgtcatgtataaaggactcgtCCCTGAAGATAAGACGTTGAGGGAAATAAAGGTGGCCAGCGGAGCCAAGATCATGGTGGTTGGCTCCACAATAAATGATGTTTTAGCAGTAAACACGCCCAAAGACTCTGCGCAACAGGATGCCAAGGCtgaagagaacaagaaagagCCACTGTGCAGGCAGAAA CAACACAGGAAAGTGTTGGATAAAGGAAAACCCGAAGATGTGATGCCATCTGTTAAGGGGGCCCAG GAGCGCCTCCCTACGGTCCCCTTGTCCGGCATGTACAATAAGTCTGGAGGAAAAGTGAGACTCACCTTTAAGCTAGAACAAGACCAACTGTGGATCGGCACTAAAG AGCGGACTGAGAAATTACCCATGGGCTCCATTAAAAATGTGGTCAGTGAACCCATCGAAGGACATGAAGACTACCACATGATG gCATTTCAGTTGGGCCCCACGGAAGCCTCTTACTACTGGGTGTACTGGGTTCCAACTCAATATGTGGATGCAATCAAAGACACTGTGCTGGGGAAGTGGCAGTATTTTTGA
- the UBFD1 gene encoding ubiquitin domain-containing protein UBFD1 isoform X2, with product MAAAGAPDGMEEAGMDTEAETVVAEAPARPLNCVEAEAAAGVGAAAEDACVARSSLQPAPAQPPGDPAAQASVSNGEDAGGGGGGRELVDLKIIWNKTKHDVKFPLDSTGSELKQKIHSITGLPPAMQKVMYKGLVPEDKTLREIKVASGAKIMVVGSTINDVLAVNTPKDSAQQDAKAEENKKEPLCRQKQHRKVLDKGKPEDVMPSVKGAQERLPTVPLSGMYNKSGGKVRLTFKLEQDQLWIGTKERTEKLPMGSIKNVVSEPIEGHEDYHMMFS from the exons ATGGCGGCGGCCGGGGCCCCGGATG GCATGGAGGAGGCTGGCATGGACACGGAGGCTGAGACCGTGGTGGCCGAGGCGCCCGCGCGGCCCCTCAACTGCGTGGAGGCCGAAGCCGCAGCGGGCGTGGGGGCGGCGGCCGAGGACGCCTGTGTTGCGCGAAGCAGCCTGCAGccggccccggcccagccccctgGGGACCCCGCGGCCCAGGCCTCGGTCAGCAATGGCGAGgacgcgggcggcggcggcgggggaaGGGAGTTGGTGGACCTAAAAATCATCTGGAACAAGACTAAGCACGACGTGAAATTTCCTCTGGATAGCACAGGCTCCGAGCTGAAACAGAAGATTCACTCGATTACAG GTCTCCCACCAGCCATGCAGAAAgtcatgtataaaggactcgtCCCTGAAGATAAGACGTTGAGGGAAATAAAGGTGGCCAGCGGAGCCAAGATCATGGTGGTTGGCTCCACAATAAATGATGTTTTAGCAGTAAACACGCCCAAAGACTCTGCGCAACAGGATGCCAAGGCtgaagagaacaagaaagagCCACTGTGCAGGCAGAAA CAACACAGGAAAGTGTTGGATAAAGGAAAACCCGAAGATGTGATGCCATCTGTTAAGGGGGCCCAG GAGCGCCTCCCTACGGTCCCCTTGTCCGGCATGTACAATAAGTCTGGAGGAAAAGTGAGACTCACCTTTAAGCTAGAACAAGACCAACTGTGGATCGGCACTAAAG AGCGGACTGAGAAATTACCCATGGGCTCCATTAAAAATGTGGTCAGTGAACCCATCGAAGGACATGAAGACTACCACATGATG ttttcataa
- the UBFD1 gene encoding ubiquitin domain-containing protein UBFD1 isoform X3, with translation MAAAGAPDGMEEAGMDTEAETVVAEAPARPLNCVEAEAAAGVGAAAEDACVARSSLQPAPAQPPGDPAAQASVSNGEDAGGGGGGRELVDLKIIWNKTKHDVKFPLDSTGSELKQKIHSITGLPPAMQKVMYKGLVPEDKTLREIKVASGAKIMVVGSTINDVLAVNTPKDSAQQDAKAEENKKEPLCRQKQHRKVLDKGKPEDVMPSVKGAQERLPTVPLSGMYNKSGGKVRLTFKLEQDQLWIGTKDSGGDRTC, from the exons ATGGCGGCGGCCGGGGCCCCGGATG GCATGGAGGAGGCTGGCATGGACACGGAGGCTGAGACCGTGGTGGCCGAGGCGCCCGCGCGGCCCCTCAACTGCGTGGAGGCCGAAGCCGCAGCGGGCGTGGGGGCGGCGGCCGAGGACGCCTGTGTTGCGCGAAGCAGCCTGCAGccggccccggcccagccccctgGGGACCCCGCGGCCCAGGCCTCGGTCAGCAATGGCGAGgacgcgggcggcggcggcgggggaaGGGAGTTGGTGGACCTAAAAATCATCTGGAACAAGACTAAGCACGACGTGAAATTTCCTCTGGATAGCACAGGCTCCGAGCTGAAACAGAAGATTCACTCGATTACAG GTCTCCCACCAGCCATGCAGAAAgtcatgtataaaggactcgtCCCTGAAGATAAGACGTTGAGGGAAATAAAGGTGGCCAGCGGAGCCAAGATCATGGTGGTTGGCTCCACAATAAATGATGTTTTAGCAGTAAACACGCCCAAAGACTCTGCGCAACAGGATGCCAAGGCtgaagagaacaagaaagagCCACTGTGCAGGCAGAAA CAACACAGGAAAGTGTTGGATAAAGGAAAACCCGAAGATGTGATGCCATCTGTTAAGGGGGCCCAG GAGCGCCTCCCTACGGTCCCCTTGTCCGGCATGTACAATAAGTCTGGAGGAAAAGTGAGACTCACCTTTAAGCTAGAACAAGACCAACTGTGGATCGGCACTAAAG ATTCCGGAGGGGACCGAACATGCTAA